Proteins encoded by one window of Sporichthya brevicatena:
- a CDS encoding MGMT family protein, giving the protein MTPTAPREHDARGGRLFTDDYVEAVLAAIESIPPGKVLPYGEVAELVGRGGPRAVGRVLSNSGGGVPWWRVPRADGSPPIGKEAAARRAWREEGTPILPNGKVDMRRARWDGRTVGGR; this is encoded by the coding sequence ATGACGCCCACCGCCCCGCGAGAGCACGACGCGCGGGGCGGTCGGCTGTTCACGGACGACTACGTCGAGGCCGTGCTGGCGGCGATCGAGTCGATCCCGCCGGGGAAGGTGCTGCCGTACGGCGAGGTCGCGGAGCTCGTCGGCCGGGGCGGGCCGCGAGCGGTGGGCCGGGTGCTGTCGAACTCCGGCGGCGGGGTCCCGTGGTGGCGCGTGCCGCGCGCCGACGGCTCGCCGCCGATCGGCAAGGAGGCCGCCGCCCGCCGGGCCTGGCGCGAAGAAGGCACACCGATCCTGCCCAACGGCAAGGTCGACATGCGGCGCGCCCGCTGGGACGGACGGACCGTCGGCGGTCGGTGA
- a CDS encoding ATP-dependent DNA helicase encodes MSARRTKGSGRAPRVEYRLVRRPAPPVVAPALDEAQRAVVEHSGGPLLVLAGPGTGKTTTLVEAVARRVEAGTDLERIAVLTFSRKAAGELRERIARRIGRTTATPAAVTFHSFCHTLVAAHRPAEDAGVPLRLLSATEQDVAVRELLRGTVVDGRPWPATIARCLDTRGLAEEVRDVLARVGERGIDLRRVAEFADAEDAAVWRALAAFADEYADVLDARGVLDYTELVRRAVALAESPPVRAQLRERFDAVFVDEYQDSDPAQVRLLQAMAGDGRDLVVFGDPDQSIYAFRGADVRGILDFPQAFGDRTGAPARTLVLRTSRRAVPELLAASREVARRLPLAGLPADAARAHRDLRPSLDPGPGPALEVLTFPSVGAELEHVADVLRRAHLADGVPWSDMAVLVRSGTRTIPVVRRVLGAAGVPLEVAGDEIALRAEPAVALLLTALKVASTLAADPPSEAGAVPAALRAVLTPEAARTLLLSPLGGIDPADLRRLGRALRAEARAGGLTGEELAPSAELIRDALAVPRLLIGPDAAAAGAARRLGELLAKVAADLAAGGSAEEALWRLWEGTSWPEDLARSAAGSGAAARRADRDLDAVCALFDLAARAEEKAGRRGVANFLAEIEAQEIPSEAPRSADGTTDAVRVLTAHRSKGLEWPLVAVVGVQEGLWPDLRRRGSLLQADRLEPDGLAPVPSIASVVAEERRLFYVAVTRAKQRLIVTAVDAPDEDGDRPSRFLRELGVEVREVRTRPARTLAPAALVASLRAVLEDPASSDALRAVAAGRLATLADARDGAGRPLVPSAAPERWWGTVDPSDAEVPVRPLDEPLKLSASAVQGLTSCPLRWFLQREVSADSAPTIRMTFGNVLHALAEEVARTGVDDLDALMKRLDTVWSELTFDAPWQSSVQREAAREALRAFLAWHSGRPDRELVGAEVPFDIHIDAGGETVHLRGSLDRIERDADGRTRVVDFKTSKSSPTKEEIAAHPQLATYQAAVAAGALDDLGVSRECGGAELVMLRQVNAKGLPKVNAQDACADAENPNWALELLGEAAQRLREEQFTPRPSDDCDMCEYRRCCSGRAEGRQVIT; translated from the coding sequence GTGAGTGCGCGGCGGACCAAGGGCTCGGGGCGGGCACCGCGCGTCGAGTACCGACTCGTGCGCCGGCCGGCGCCGCCCGTGGTCGCGCCCGCGCTCGACGAGGCGCAGCGCGCCGTGGTGGAGCACAGCGGGGGCCCGTTGCTCGTGCTCGCCGGGCCCGGGACCGGCAAGACGACGACGCTGGTCGAGGCCGTCGCGCGCCGCGTCGAGGCCGGCACGGACCTGGAGCGCATCGCGGTCCTGACGTTCAGCCGCAAGGCCGCGGGGGAGCTGCGGGAGCGGATCGCCCGGCGCATCGGGCGCACCACCGCCACCCCTGCCGCGGTCACGTTCCACTCGTTCTGTCACACGCTGGTCGCCGCGCACCGACCGGCGGAGGACGCCGGCGTCCCGCTGCGGCTGCTCTCGGCGACCGAGCAGGACGTCGCCGTGCGCGAGTTGCTCCGCGGCACGGTCGTCGACGGCCGTCCGTGGCCGGCGACGATCGCGCGCTGCCTCGACACCCGCGGCCTGGCCGAGGAGGTCCGGGACGTCCTCGCCCGCGTCGGGGAGCGGGGGATCGATCTGCGCCGCGTCGCCGAGTTCGCCGACGCCGAGGACGCCGCGGTCTGGCGCGCCCTCGCCGCGTTCGCCGACGAGTACGCCGACGTCCTCGACGCCCGCGGGGTGCTCGACTACACCGAGCTCGTGCGCCGGGCGGTGGCGCTGGCGGAGTCCCCGCCGGTCCGCGCCCAGCTGCGCGAGCGCTTCGACGCCGTGTTCGTCGACGAGTACCAGGACAGCGACCCGGCCCAGGTCCGCCTGCTCCAGGCGATGGCGGGCGACGGCCGCGACCTCGTCGTGTTCGGCGATCCCGACCAGTCGATCTACGCGTTCCGTGGGGCGGACGTCCGCGGCATCCTCGACTTCCCGCAGGCCTTCGGAGACCGCACCGGTGCCCCGGCGCGCACGCTGGTCCTGCGCACCTCGCGCCGCGCGGTGCCGGAACTGCTCGCGGCCAGCCGGGAGGTCGCGCGCCGCCTGCCGCTGGCGGGCCTCCCGGCCGACGCGGCCCGCGCGCACCGTGACCTGCGGCCCTCGCTCGACCCCGGCCCGGGCCCGGCGCTGGAGGTCCTGACGTTCCCGAGCGTGGGCGCGGAGCTCGAGCACGTCGCCGACGTCCTGCGCCGCGCGCACCTGGCTGACGGCGTGCCCTGGTCGGACATGGCGGTGCTGGTCCGCTCGGGGACGCGGACGATCCCCGTCGTGCGCCGGGTGCTCGGCGCGGCCGGGGTGCCGCTGGAGGTCGCGGGCGACGAGATCGCTCTGCGCGCCGAACCCGCGGTCGCGCTCCTGCTGACGGCGCTGAAAGTCGCCTCCACGCTGGCAGCTGACCCTCCGTCAGAGGCGGGTGCGGTTCCGGCGGCGCTGCGGGCCGTGCTCACCCCGGAGGCGGCGCGGACGCTGCTGCTCTCGCCGCTCGGCGGGATCGACCCCGCCGACCTGCGCCGGCTGGGGCGCGCCCTGCGGGCCGAGGCCCGGGCCGGTGGTCTCACCGGGGAGGAGCTCGCGCCGTCCGCCGAGCTGATCCGGGACGCGCTCGCCGTGCCGCGTCTGCTGATCGGCCCCGACGCCGCGGCGGCCGGCGCCGCCCGCCGGCTCGGGGAACTGCTGGCCAAGGTGGCGGCCGACCTCGCCGCGGGCGGGTCGGCCGAGGAGGCGCTCTGGCGGCTGTGGGAGGGCACCTCGTGGCCGGAGGACCTGGCCCGCTCCGCGGCCGGGTCGGGGGCTGCGGCTCGCCGCGCCGACCGGGACCTGGACGCGGTCTGCGCGCTGTTCGACCTCGCCGCCCGGGCCGAGGAGAAGGCCGGCCGTCGGGGGGTCGCGAACTTCCTCGCCGAGATCGAGGCGCAGGAGATCCCGAGCGAGGCGCCGCGCTCGGCCGACGGCACGACCGACGCGGTCCGGGTCCTCACCGCCCACCGGTCGAAGGGGTTGGAGTGGCCGCTGGTCGCCGTCGTCGGCGTCCAGGAGGGGCTCTGGCCCGACCTGCGCCGCCGCGGGTCGTTGCTGCAGGCGGACCGCCTCGAACCCGACGGCCTCGCCCCGGTGCCGAGCATCGCGAGCGTGGTGGCCGAGGAGCGCCGGCTGTTCTACGTCGCGGTGACCCGCGCCAAGCAGCGGCTGATCGTCACGGCCGTCGACGCGCCCGACGAGGACGGCGACCGGCCGTCGCGTTTCCTGCGCGAGCTCGGCGTCGAGGTCCGCGAGGTGCGCACCCGTCCGGCCCGCACGCTCGCGCCGGCCGCGCTGGTCGCCTCGCTCCGCGCCGTGCTGGAGGACCCGGCGAGCTCGGACGCGTTGCGCGCCGTCGCCGCCGGGCGCCTGGCCACCCTCGCCGACGCCCGCGACGGTGCGGGCCGCCCGCTGGTCCCGTCCGCGGCGCCGGAACGGTGGTGGGGGACGGTCGACCCCAGCGACGCCGAGGTCCCCGTCCGCCCGCTCGACGAGCCGCTGAAGCTCTCCGCGAGCGCGGTGCAGGGGCTGACCTCGTGCCCGCTGCGGTGGTTCCTGCAGCGTGAGGTCTCCGCCGACAGCGCGCCGACGATCCGCATGACGTTCGGCAACGTCCTGCACGCCCTCGCCGAGGAGGTCGCGCGGACCGGGGTCGACGACCTCGACGCGCTGATGAAGCGGCTCGACACCGTGTGGTCCGAGCTGACGTTCGACGCGCCCTGGCAGTCGTCGGTGCAGCGCGAGGCCGCGCGGGAGGCTCTGCGGGCGTTCCTCGCCTGGCACTCGGGGCGGCCGGACCGGGAACTGGTCGGGGCCGAGGTGCCCTTCGACATCCATATCGACGCGGGCGGGGAGACGGTGCACCTGCGGGGCTCGCTCGACCGCATCGAGCGGGACGCGGACGGACGCACCCGGGTCGTCGACTTCAAGACCTCGAAGAGCTCGCCGACGAAGGAGGAGATCGCCGCGCATCCGCAGCTCGCCACGTACCAGGCGGCCGTCGCCGCCGGCGCCCTCGACGACCTCGGAGTCTCGCGGGAGTGCGGTGGCGCCGAGCTGGTGATGCTCCGTCAGGTCAACGCCAAGGGCCTGCCGAAGGTCAACGCCCAGGACGCGTGCGCTGACGCGGAGAACCCGAACTGGGCGCTGGAGCTGCTCGGCGAGGCGGCTCAGCGGCTGCGGGAGGAGCAGTTCACCCCGCGCCCGTCGGACGACTGCGACATGTGCGAGTACCGCCGCTGCTGCTCCGGGCGGGCCGAGGGCCGGCAGGTGATCACGTGA
- a CDS encoding ATP-dependent DNA helicase, translating to MSAPIRDIDDLVRLLGVPYNAEQRAAIVAPLEPGVIVAGAGSGKTTVMAARVVWLVGTGQVAPDAVLGLTFTTKAAGELNVRIRAALTKAGITAPVGGPEPEGEDVGEPTVSTYHSFAAQLLEEHGLRLGVEPHAKLLADASRYQLAARVICRARGPFPALEKSVPDLVVDLLALEGECSEHLVDLEELRAHDRDLIERLRTVKGADTPSNAVAKAIVAARRRLEFADLVEAYRAEKAERDLVDFGDQMALAARLAEQCPQVGAALRERYRVVLLDEYQDTSVAQRRMLVGLFGGGHPVTAVGDPCQAIYGWRGASVANLEDFPRHFPALGPDGSSVEAGRYSLRENRRSGQVVLDLANTLAAPLRALHAGVEALTPCDDNLGRGEIRTALFDTYPEEIRWVGDQVAAAIEEGTEPGEIAVLVRATRDIGPVHGELVARDIPVEVVGLGGLVHLPEVADVVAVLEVLDEATANAALIRLLTGPRWRIGPRDLALLGRRARDLVAVPRDHTLSPLEAAVPITDPAELVSLSDAMAWPGDLGYSDAALARFAALDAEIAELRRHVGEPLVDLLHRVLAVTGLDVEIAAGPHAVATRRRESLAAFLDVAAAFSDLDGDSSVSAFLAYLRAAEEHERGLDSATPGSANSVKLMTAHKSKGLEWDVVVLPDLTRTVFPSNQGRARWTSRGDSLPYALRGDRDSLPSPPELTSKGIDTFEKAVREQAQLEERRLGYVAFTRPRRRLVASAHWWGPTQKKPRGPSEYLLAARAFATEHGLDPGGPWADEPEPGAENPQRGIVVEYPWPAPLDDAALARRRAGAKLVRAALRDPDRRTVVPDGLSPAEAELVAGWDRDLDLLLTELARTRSTVREVELPASLSASQVLTLATDPDALARELARPMPRRPAPAARRGTRFHGWVEALFGQQPLLEPDDLPGAADAAFDDADLAALQKAFLRGPYADQRPYRIEAPFALAIAGRVVRGRIDAVYEMLDGFEVVDWKTSKSATADPLQLAIYRLAWAEIAGVEPEEVSAAFLYVRSGKVVRPELPGRAELEEILAGPAWAAVP from the coding sequence GTGAGTGCACCGATCCGTGACATCGACGACCTGGTCCGGCTGCTGGGCGTCCCGTACAACGCCGAGCAGCGGGCGGCGATCGTCGCTCCGCTCGAGCCGGGCGTCATCGTCGCCGGGGCCGGGTCCGGCAAGACCACGGTCATGGCGGCGCGGGTGGTGTGGCTGGTCGGCACCGGGCAGGTCGCGCCGGACGCAGTGCTCGGCCTGACGTTCACCACCAAGGCCGCCGGCGAGCTGAACGTCCGCATCCGGGCGGCGCTGACGAAGGCGGGCATCACCGCGCCGGTCGGGGGACCGGAGCCCGAGGGTGAGGACGTCGGCGAACCGACCGTCTCCACATACCACTCGTTCGCGGCCCAGCTTCTCGAGGAACACGGACTCCGCCTCGGTGTGGAGCCGCACGCGAAGCTGCTCGCCGACGCCTCGCGCTACCAGCTCGCCGCCCGGGTGATCTGCCGTGCCCGTGGGCCGTTCCCGGCCCTGGAGAAGTCGGTGCCGGACCTGGTCGTCGACCTGCTCGCGCTCGAGGGGGAGTGCTCCGAGCACCTCGTCGATCTCGAGGAGCTGCGCGCGCACGACCGCGACCTGATCGAGCGGCTGCGCACCGTCAAGGGCGCCGACACCCCGTCGAACGCGGTCGCGAAGGCGATCGTCGCCGCCCGTCGCCGGCTGGAGTTCGCCGACCTGGTCGAGGCGTACCGCGCCGAGAAGGCCGAACGGGACCTCGTCGACTTCGGCGACCAGATGGCGCTGGCCGCGCGGCTGGCCGAGCAGTGCCCGCAGGTGGGGGCCGCCCTGCGTGAGCGCTACCGCGTCGTCCTGCTCGACGAGTACCAGGACACCTCGGTCGCCCAGCGCCGCATGTTGGTCGGGTTGTTCGGAGGCGGGCACCCGGTCACCGCGGTCGGCGACCCGTGCCAGGCGATCTACGGCTGGCGCGGCGCCTCGGTGGCGAACCTGGAGGACTTCCCCCGGCACTTCCCGGCGCTCGGTCCTGACGGGTCGTCAGTGGAAGCGGGTCGCTACTCGCTCCGCGAGAACCGGCGCAGTGGGCAGGTCGTGCTCGACCTGGCGAACACCCTCGCGGCGCCGCTGCGCGCCCTGCACGCCGGCGTCGAGGCGCTGACGCCGTGCGACGACAACCTCGGTCGCGGCGAGATCCGCACCGCACTGTTCGACACCTACCCGGAGGAGATCCGCTGGGTCGGGGACCAGGTCGCCGCCGCGATCGAGGAGGGCACCGAGCCGGGCGAGATCGCGGTCCTGGTGCGCGCGACCCGCGACATCGGCCCGGTCCACGGCGAGCTGGTCGCGCGCGACATCCCCGTCGAGGTCGTCGGTCTCGGCGGTCTGGTGCACCTGCCCGAGGTGGCGGACGTCGTCGCCGTGCTCGAGGTGCTCGACGAGGCGACGGCGAATGCGGCGCTCATCCGGCTGCTGACCGGGCCGCGCTGGCGCATCGGCCCGCGCGACCTCGCGCTGCTGGGCCGGCGGGCCCGCGACCTGGTCGCGGTGCCGCGCGACCACACGCTGTCCCCGCTGGAGGCGGCGGTGCCGATCACCGACCCGGCCGAACTGGTCTCGCTCTCCGACGCGATGGCCTGGCCCGGCGACCTCGGCTACTCCGACGCCGCGCTGGCCCGGTTCGCCGCGCTCGACGCCGAGATCGCCGAACTCCGCCGGCACGTCGGCGAACCGCTCGTCGACCTCCTGCACCGCGTGCTCGCCGTGACCGGCCTCGACGTCGAGATCGCCGCGGGCCCGCACGCGGTCGCCACCCGGCGGCGGGAGTCGCTCGCCGCCTTCCTCGACGTCGCCGCGGCCTTCAGCGACCTCGACGGCGACTCCTCGGTCTCGGCCTTCCTCGCCTACCTGCGTGCGGCCGAGGAGCACGAGCGCGGCCTGGACTCCGCGACGCCGGGGTCGGCGAACTCGGTGAAGCTGATGACCGCGCACAAGTCCAAGGGCCTGGAGTGGGACGTCGTCGTCCTGCCGGACCTGACCCGCACGGTCTTCCCGTCGAACCAGGGCCGGGCGCGGTGGACCAGCCGCGGCGACTCGCTGCCCTACGCCCTGCGCGGCGACCGCGACTCCCTGCCCTCGCCGCCGGAGCTGACCAGCAAGGGCATCGACACCTTCGAGAAGGCCGTTCGGGAGCAGGCGCAGCTCGAGGAGCGCCGGCTCGGCTACGTCGCCTTCACCCGTCCGCGCCGGCGGCTCGTCGCCTCCGCGCACTGGTGGGGGCCGACGCAGAAGAAACCGCGTGGGCCGTCGGAGTACCTGCTGGCGGCGCGCGCGTTCGCCACCGAGCACGGGCTGGACCCGGGTGGCCCGTGGGCCGACGAGCCCGAGCCGGGGGCGGAGAACCCGCAGCGCGGGATCGTCGTCGAGTACCCGTGGCCGGCGCCGCTCGACGACGCCGCGCTGGCGCGCCGCCGCGCCGGCGCGAAGCTGGTCCGCGCTGCGCTGCGCGACCCCGACCGCCGCACCGTCGTGCCCGACGGGCTGTCGCCGGCCGAGGCCGAGCTGGTGGCGGGCTGGGACCGCGACCTCGACCTGCTGCTCACCGAGCTCGCGCGCACCCGGTCGACCGTGCGCGAGGTGGAGCTGCCGGCGTCGCTGTCCGCGTCGCAGGTGCTCACGCTCGCGACCGACCCCGACGCGCTGGCGCGTGAGCTGGCCCGGCCGATGCCGCGCCGGCCGGCGCCGGCGGCGCGGCGGGGGACGCGCTTCCACGGCTGGGTCGAGGCCCTGTTCGGCCAGCAGCCCCTGCTGGAGCCCGACGACCTGCCCGGCGCCGCGGACGCCGCGTTCGACGACGCCGACCTGGCTGCGCTGCAGAAGGCGTTCCTGCGCGGCCCCTACGCCGACCAGCGGCCGTACCGGATCGAGGCGCCGTTCGCGCTCGCCATCGCCGGGCGTGTGGTCCGGGGCCGGATCGACGCGGTCTACGAGATGCTCGACGGCTTCGAGGTCGTCGACTGGAAGACCTCGAAGTCGGCCACGGCCGATCCCCTGCAGCTCGCGATCTACCGCCTGGCCTGGGCCGAGATCGCCGGGGTGGAGCCGGAGGAGGTGTCGGCGGCGTTCCTGTACGTCCGCTCGGGCAAGGTCGTCCGGCCGGAGCTGCCCGGCCGCGCCGAACTTGAGGAGATCCTCGCCGGTCCGGCGTGGGCGGCGGTTCCCTGA
- the nudC gene encoding NAD(+) diphosphatase: protein MNELRLSRATHDRSAHLRLDPKALDAAWSDPRARVLLVRDSASLLLADGSDLVYLTPRQVGDVAPEDRLFLGFDEAGVPHFAVDRELVATGEEQRVTHLREISSRLSAGASGLFVHAVGLANWHARHQFCPNCGARTESTAAGHVRRCPECEAQQFPRSDPAVIMLVVDEDDRALLGRAPVWPEGRFSTLAGFVEPGESLEQAVRREVLEEVGVVVDEVRYQASQPWPFPSSLMLGFHARASSTEITIDPEEIAEARWLTRGELLDAGRRGEILMPGSISIARWLIERWYGEPLPKSNSWGGSRT, encoded by the coding sequence ATGAACGAGCTGCGGCTCTCCCGGGCCACTCACGACCGGTCGGCGCACCTGCGGCTGGACCCGAAGGCACTCGACGCCGCGTGGTCGGACCCGCGGGCGCGTGTGCTCCTCGTCCGCGACTCCGCCAGTCTGCTGCTCGCCGACGGCAGCGACCTCGTGTACCTGACGCCACGTCAGGTCGGGGACGTGGCTCCGGAGGACCGGCTGTTCCTCGGTTTCGACGAGGCGGGCGTCCCGCACTTCGCGGTCGACCGCGAGCTGGTCGCGACCGGCGAGGAGCAGCGCGTCACGCATCTGCGCGAGATCTCCTCGCGGTTGTCCGCCGGCGCGTCCGGGCTCTTCGTCCACGCGGTCGGACTCGCGAACTGGCACGCCCGGCACCAGTTCTGCCCGAACTGCGGCGCGCGGACGGAGTCGACGGCCGCCGGTCACGTCCGCCGGTGCCCGGAGTGCGAGGCCCAGCAGTTCCCGCGCAGCGACCCGGCGGTGATCATGCTCGTCGTCGACGAGGACGACCGCGCGCTGCTCGGCCGCGCCCCGGTCTGGCCGGAGGGCCGGTTCTCCACGCTGGCCGGCTTCGTCGAGCCGGGGGAGTCCCTCGAGCAGGCGGTCCGCCGCGAAGTGCTCGAGGAGGTCGGCGTCGTCGTCGACGAGGTGCGCTATCAGGCCTCCCAGCCCTGGCCGTTCCCGAGCTCGCTGATGCTCGGCTTCCACGCCCGCGCCTCGTCGACGGAGATCACGATCGACCCCGAGGAGATCGCCGAGGCCCGTTGGCTCACCCGCGGCGAGCTCCTGGACGCCGGTCGCCGGGGCGAGATCCTCATGCCCGGCTCGATCTCGATCGCCCGCTGGCTCATCGAGCGCTGGTACGGCGAACCCCTGCCGAAGTCGAACTCCTGGGGCGGCTCGCGCACATGA
- a CDS encoding glutaredoxin domain-containing protein, whose product MADYASQLDPDVLVMFSTPWCGYCKRLKLLLDSDGIPFVEVNIEADPAAEQFVIEANGDGTATVPTLRFPDGSTAVNPTFAQVKDRLAQTA is encoded by the coding sequence ATGGCCGACTACGCCAGCCAGCTCGACCCCGACGTTCTCGTCATGTTCTCGACGCCGTGGTGCGGCTACTGCAAGCGCCTCAAGCTGCTGCTGGACTCCGACGGCATCCCGTTCGTCGAGGTGAACATCGAGGCCGACCCGGCCGCCGAGCAGTTCGTCATCGAGGCCAACGGCGACGGCACCGCCACCGTCCCGACCCTGCGCTTCCCCGACGGCTCCACCGCCGTCAACCCCACCTTCGCCCAGGTGAAGGACCGCCTCGCCCAGACCGCCTGA
- a CDS encoding peptidoglycan-binding domain-containing protein encodes MRARVGVAATALGLALLGGAAVESPAATAAPAHTKSGKQCPAKQVKKVWRGGTSKQCPNLADELDHLFYQGPQYTTALRNKYRERTLFIQLRLHDLGYKPIVRDGYYGNQTRDVVKRYQRRKGLVVDGKVGLQTWKSLFGLGRA; translated from the coding sequence ATGCGCGCACGCGTGGGTGTAGCCGCGACGGCGTTGGGACTGGCGCTGCTCGGCGGGGCGGCGGTGGAGTCGCCGGCCGCGACGGCGGCCCCGGCACACACCAAGAGCGGCAAGCAGTGCCCGGCCAAGCAGGTCAAGAAGGTCTGGCGGGGCGGCACCAGCAAGCAGTGCCCGAACCTGGCCGACGAGCTGGACCACCTGTTCTACCAGGGCCCGCAGTACACGACCGCGCTGCGGAACAAGTACCGCGAGCGCACCCTGTTCATCCAGCTCCGCCTGCACGACCTCGGCTACAAGCCGATCGTCCGGGACGGCTACTACGGCAACCAGACCCGGGACGTCGTCAAGCGCTACCAACGTCGCAAGGGCCTGGTCGTCGACGGCAAGGTCGGGCTGCAGACCTGGAAGAGCCTGTTCGGCCTGGGTCGCGCCTGA
- a CDS encoding ATP-dependent DNA helicase UvrD2 — MSDRQILDALDPEQREVAEALEGPVCVLAGAGTGKTRAITHRIAHGVRTGVYPPQCVLAVTFTTRAAGEMRTRLRALGAAGVQARTFHSAALRQLQYFWPTVVGGELPSIEAKKAPLVAAAASRVGVRPGQAEVRDLAAEIEWAKVSQIAPAAYARAAAAAGRTPPAGLDPAGMAELYGAYEDTKRSRGIIDMEDILLLTVGVLADSAEAAEQVRRQYRHFVVDEYQDVSPLQQRLLDLWLGDRHEVCVVGDPAQTIYSFAGATPDHLLGFSRQHPGAKVIRLTRNYRSTPEVIALANRVLVGATPADGPRTGNLRAQRPAGIAPSLQEYPDEEAEAAAVADRIATLREEGVPASQIAVLFRTNGQSLAYEQALADRGVPYLLRGGEKFFERPEVREARVRLRGAARSIEVGTDTDLEGGRGLVDTVRDVLASAGLSTTSDGARGAAAERAESLAALVRIAEELAVADPSATLATLVTELDTRAADAHVPVVEGVTLASLHAAKGLEWDVVFLVGLVEGMLPITYADTEEAVAEERRLFYVGLTRARDRLFLSWATARTPGGRGNRRPSRFLDGLVAVEAGPRRPARPKRERGKAITSCRVCGKTLVDAVARKLGRCTDCPSDYDEALLERLKEWRLARAREQSLPAYCVFTDATLQAIAEAEPADLRALGRIAGIGASKLERYGGDVLALCAGEPVGASSAAE; from the coding sequence ATGTCGGACAGGCAGATCCTGGACGCGCTCGACCCGGAACAGCGTGAGGTCGCCGAGGCCCTGGAGGGCCCGGTCTGCGTCCTCGCCGGGGCCGGAACCGGCAAGACCCGGGCGATCACGCACCGCATCGCGCACGGCGTCCGCACGGGGGTTTACCCGCCGCAGTGCGTGCTCGCCGTCACCTTCACCACGCGCGCCGCGGGGGAGATGCGCACCCGCCTGCGCGCGCTCGGGGCCGCCGGGGTGCAGGCTCGCACGTTCCACTCCGCGGCCCTGCGCCAGCTCCAGTACTTCTGGCCGACGGTCGTCGGCGGCGAACTCCCGTCGATCGAGGCGAAGAAGGCCCCGCTGGTCGCGGCCGCCGCGTCGCGGGTCGGGGTGCGGCCGGGCCAGGCCGAGGTGCGCGACCTCGCGGCCGAGATCGAGTGGGCCAAGGTGAGCCAGATCGCCCCGGCGGCGTACGCCCGGGCCGCGGCGGCGGCCGGCCGGACGCCCCCGGCGGGCCTCGACCCGGCCGGGATGGCCGAGCTCTACGGCGCCTACGAGGACACCAAGCGCTCCCGCGGGATCATCGACATGGAGGACATCCTCCTGCTGACCGTCGGCGTCCTCGCGGACAGCGCGGAGGCCGCCGAGCAGGTCCGCCGCCAGTACCGGCACTTCGTCGTCGACGAGTACCAGGACGTCAGCCCGCTGCAGCAGCGACTGCTCGACCTGTGGCTCGGCGACCGTCACGAGGTCTGCGTGGTCGGCGACCCGGCGCAGACGATCTACTCCTTCGCCGGGGCGACCCCGGACCACCTGCTCGGGTTCTCCCGGCAGCACCCCGGCGCGAAGGTCATCCGCCTGACCCGGAACTACCGCTCGACGCCCGAGGTGATCGCCCTCGCCAACCGCGTCCTGGTCGGGGCCACCCCGGCCGACGGGCCGCGCACCGGCAACCTGCGCGCCCAGCGCCCGGCCGGCATCGCGCCGTCGCTGCAGGAGTACCCCGACGAGGAGGCCGAGGCGGCGGCCGTGGCCGACCGGATCGCCACCCTCCGGGAGGAGGGCGTCCCGGCCAGCCAGATCGCCGTGCTGTTCCGCACCAACGGCCAGTCCCTCGCCTACGAGCAGGCACTGGCCGACCGGGGGGTCCCGTACCTGCTGCGCGGCGGGGAGAAGTTCTTCGAGCGACCCGAGGTCCGGGAGGCGCGCGTGCGCCTGCGCGGGGCGGCGCGGTCGATCGAGGTCGGCACCGACACCGACCTGGAGGGTGGCCGCGGGCTCGTCGACACCGTCCGGGACGTCCTCGCCAGCGCCGGGCTGTCCACGACCTCCGACGGCGCCCGCGGGGCCGCGGCCGAGCGGGCCGAGTCCCTGGCGGCGCTGGTCCGCATCGCCGAGGAGCTCGCCGTCGCCGACCCGAGCGCGACGCTGGCGACGCTGGTGACCGAGCTCGACACCCGCGCCGCCGACGCCCACGTGCCGGTCGTCGAGGGGGTCACGCTCGCGTCCCTGCACGCCGCGAAGGGCCTGGAGTGGGACGTCGTCTTCCTCGTGGGTCTGGTCGAGGGGATGCTCCCGATCACCTACGCCGACACCGAGGAGGCCGTCGCCGAGGAGCGCCGGCTGTTCTACGTCGGGCTGACCCGGGCGCGGGATCGCCTGTTCCTGTCCTGGGCCACCGCCCGCACGCCGGGCGGCCGCGGCAACCGCCGCCCGTCGCGGTTCCTCGACGGCCTCGTGGCGGTCGAGGCGGGCCCGCGGCGGCCCGCCCGGCCCAAGCGGGAGCGCGGCAAGGCGATCACCTCGTGCCGGGTCTGCGGCAAGACGCTGGTCGACGCCGTCGCCCGCAAGCTCGGCCGCTGCACGGACTGCCCCTCGGACTACGACGAGGCCCTGCTGGAACGGCTGAAGGAGTGGCGGCTGGCCCGGGCGCGGGAGCAGTCGCTGCCGGCGTACTGCGTCTTCACCGACGCCACGCTCCAGGCGATCGCGGAGGCCGAACCGGCCGATCTGCGGGCGCTCGGTCGCATCGCCGGGATCGGCGCCTCGAAGCTCGAGCGCTACGGCGGGGACGTGCTCGCGCTCTGCGCCGGCGAGCCTGTCGGTGCAAGTTCTGCGGCCGAATGA
- a CDS encoding WhiB family transcriptional regulator codes for MLCTTAQSPTEALNSAPAELLEKIPCRAFDAELFFAESPDDVEYAKSLCQNCPIRSACLAGALERAEPWGVWGGELFVQGVVVPRKRPRGRPRKNPIAA; via the coding sequence ATGTTGTGCACCACCGCGCAGAGCCCGACCGAAGCGCTGAACTCGGCGCCGGCGGAGTTGCTCGAGAAGATCCCGTGCCGCGCGTTCGACGCGGAACTGTTCTTCGCCGAGTCGCCCGACGACGTCGAGTACGCGAAGTCGCTGTGCCAGAACTGCCCGATCCGATCGGCGTGCCTCGCCGGAGCGCTGGAGCGCGCCGAGCCGTGGGGCGTCTGGGGCGGCGAGCTGTTCGTGCAGGGCGTCGTCGTGCCGCGCAAGCGGCCCCGGGGCCGTCCGCGCAAGAACCCGATCGCTGCGTAA